The proteins below come from a single Mycolicibacterium sp. TY81 genomic window:
- a CDS encoding TadE family type IV pilus minor pilin yields MPSPPSDDRGGVTVEAAFSVAALITVAVLGIGGLAAVSAQVRCIDAAREAARLAARGDERAAVDTAQRTGPDGASVEVRRDGGRIIARVRVPAPLLPGVTVGAEAVAVPEPGA; encoded by the coding sequence GTGCCCTCACCACCAAGTGATGACCGGGGTGGCGTCACGGTCGAGGCGGCGTTCTCGGTTGCCGCACTCATCACGGTCGCGGTGCTCGGTATCGGCGGGCTCGCCGCGGTCTCGGCTCAGGTGCGTTGCATCGACGCGGCCCGGGAAGCGGCCCGGCTCGCGGCCCGCGGCGACGAGCGGGCAGCCGTCGACACGGCCCAGCGCACCGGCCCCGACGGGGCCTCGGTCGAGGTGCGGCGCGACGGTGGGCGAATCATCGCGCGGGTCCGCGTCCCCGCACCGCTGCTGCCCGGCGTCACCGTGGGGGCCGAGGCCGTCGCAGTACCCGAACCTGGCGCGTGA
- a CDS encoding adenylate/guanylate cyclase domain-containing protein yields the protein MATDVERIGRIRGFVRWVARTPWPVFTLSLLQADIIGALFVLGFLRFGLPAEDRIQLQDLPAVNLAVFLAVLFVSFVVAAWLSLRLLIPVIRWQRRDTLHGDADDPAFTELARTRALKMPYYRTLISVGNWFLGSVVFIIASWPVASRSAPFVAVASALGATATAIIGYLQSERVLRPVAVAALRDGVPENFRAPGVIQRQVLTWVLSTGVPLLAIIVARLAGQYTTFIAQNDQLNTPILLLAITALAVGLAGNVLVAMSIADPLRQLRWALGEVQRGNYNAHMQIYDASELGLLQAWFNDMVRDLSERQRLRDLFGRYVGEDVARRALERGTELGGQERDVAVLFIDLIGSTQLASTRPAAEVVSILNEFFRIIVDTVNRHGGFVNKFQGDAALAIFGAPIEHPDASGAALAASRDLHDELVTVLGTTEFGIGVSAGRAIAGHIGALARFEYTVIGDPVNEAARLTELAKLEEGHVLASAIAVSGALDAEALCWDVGETVELRGRSAPTQLARPLSLASPRPAPETEAAS from the coding sequence GTGGCCACCGATGTAGAGCGCATCGGGCGAATCAGGGGGTTCGTCCGATGGGTGGCGCGCACCCCGTGGCCGGTGTTCACGCTGAGCCTGCTGCAGGCCGACATCATCGGCGCCCTGTTCGTTCTGGGCTTCCTGCGGTTCGGTCTGCCGGCCGAAGATCGCATCCAGCTGCAGGACCTGCCGGCGGTGAACCTGGCGGTGTTCCTGGCCGTCCTGTTCGTCTCGTTCGTGGTGGCGGCCTGGCTGAGTCTGCGGCTGCTGATCCCCGTGATCCGCTGGCAACGGCGCGACACGCTGCACGGCGACGCCGACGACCCCGCATTCACCGAGCTGGCCCGCACCCGGGCGCTCAAGATGCCGTACTACCGGACGCTGATCAGCGTCGGGAACTGGTTCCTCGGCTCGGTGGTGTTCATCATCGCCAGCTGGCCGGTGGCGAGCCGCTCGGCGCCGTTCGTCGCCGTGGCCAGCGCGCTCGGCGCCACCGCCACCGCGATCATCGGCTACCTGCAGTCCGAGCGCGTGCTGCGCCCCGTCGCGGTCGCGGCGCTGCGCGACGGCGTGCCCGAGAACTTCCGGGCCCCCGGCGTCATCCAGCGCCAGGTCCTGACCTGGGTGCTGTCGACGGGCGTGCCGCTGCTGGCCATCATCGTGGCCCGGCTGGCCGGCCAGTACACGACCTTCATCGCCCAGAACGACCAGCTCAACACCCCCATCCTGCTGCTGGCGATCACCGCGCTGGCCGTCGGCCTGGCCGGCAACGTCCTGGTCGCCATGTCCATCGCCGACCCGCTGCGCCAGCTGCGCTGGGCCCTGGGTGAGGTGCAGCGCGGTAACTACAACGCGCACATGCAGATCTACGACGCCAGCGAGCTGGGCCTGCTGCAGGCCTGGTTCAACGACATGGTGCGCGACCTGTCCGAGCGGCAGCGCCTGCGCGACCTGTTCGGCCGCTACGTCGGCGAGGACGTCGCGCGCCGCGCCCTGGAGCGCGGCACCGAGCTGGGCGGCCAGGAACGCGACGTCGCGGTGCTGTTCATCGACCTGATCGGGTCGACGCAGCTGGCGTCGACGCGGCCCGCCGCCGAGGTGGTGTCGATCCTCAACGAGTTCTTCCGGATCATCGTCGACACCGTGAACCGGCACGGCGGGTTCGTCAACAAGTTCCAGGGTGACGCGGCGCTGGCCATCTTCGGCGCCCCCATCGAGCACCCGGACGCCTCCGGTGCCGCGCTGGCCGCGTCCCGTGATCTGCACGACGAACTGGTGACGGTGCTGGGCACCACGGAGTTCGGTATCGGCGTATCGGCGGGCCGCGCCATCGCCGGCCACATCGGCGCGCTGGCCCGCTTCGAGTACACCGTGATCGGCGACCCGGTGAACGAGGCCGCCCGCCTGACCGAGCTCGCCAAGCTCGAAGAGGGCCACGTGTTGGCATCGGCGATCGCGGTCAGCGGTGCGCTGGACGCCGAGGCACTGTGCTGGGACGTCGGCGAGACCGTCGAGCTGCGCGGCCGGTCCGCGCCCACACAGCTGGCGCGGCCGCTGTCGCTGGCGTCGCCGCGGCCGGCTCCCGAAACCGAAGCCGCCAGCTAG
- the soxR gene encoding redox-sensitive transcriptional activator SoxR, which produces MVEIKRMGPTDLLTIGEIVKRTGVSASALHFYERKGLIHPERTSGGTRLYPRHLERRIAVIQVAKRLGIPLSEVAEHFQTLPDDRMPSLRDWTRLNKRWRAQLRERQLELERLQSEMDQCIGCGCISLNHCLVINPGDTLAAEGPGARRLLPFDGANPAGAE; this is translated from the coding sequence ATGGTTGAGATCAAGCGCATGGGTCCGACCGACCTCCTGACCATCGGGGAGATCGTCAAGCGGACAGGAGTCTCCGCGTCCGCGTTGCACTTCTACGAGCGAAAAGGGCTGATCCACCCCGAGCGCACGTCGGGCGGGACGCGGTTGTACCCACGTCACCTCGAGCGTCGCATCGCCGTCATCCAGGTGGCGAAGCGGCTCGGCATTCCGCTCAGTGAGGTGGCCGAGCACTTTCAGACGCTGCCCGACGACCGGATGCCGTCACTGCGCGACTGGACCAGGCTCAACAAGCGCTGGCGGGCGCAACTGCGTGAACGGCAGCTCGAACTGGAGCGGCTGCAGTCGGAGATGGACCAGTGCATCGGGTGCGGGTGTATCTCGCTCAACCACTGTCTGGTCATCAACCCCGGCGACACGCTCGCCGCCGAAGGTCCGGGAGCGCGGCGCCTGTTGCCGTTCGACGGGGCGAATCCGGCTGGCGCCGAATAG
- a CDS encoding Rv3654c family TadE-like protein has protein sequence MARDERGSATVFAVALIVVLIGLMTGAAAVGAAVIGRHRAQSAADLAALAAAGALAAGPGQSCGRAAAVAEAMGSRVGHCAVQRLDVVVDVEVPVRFGRWHLGDAHGRARAGPG, from the coding sequence CTGGCGCGTGACGAACGCGGCTCGGCGACGGTGTTCGCGGTCGCGCTCATCGTGGTGCTGATCGGGCTCATGACCGGGGCGGCCGCGGTCGGTGCCGCGGTGATCGGCCGGCATCGCGCCCAGTCAGCGGCCGACCTGGCCGCACTCGCCGCCGCGGGCGCACTGGCTGCCGGACCCGGCCAATCCTGTGGCCGGGCGGCCGCGGTCGCCGAAGCCATGGGCAGCCGGGTTGGGCACTGCGCGGTGCAGCGGCTGGATGTGGTGGTCGACGTGGAGGTGCCGGTGCGATTCGGTCGCTGGCACCTCGGCGACGCGCACGGCCGGGCCCGCGCCGGGCCAGGCTGA
- a CDS encoding cold-shock protein — MPQGTVKWFNPEKGYGFIEQEGGGGDVFVHYKQIQSNGFRTLEENQKVDFEIEQSPKGPQALNVRTV; from the coding sequence ATGCCACAGGGGACTGTGAAGTGGTTCAACCCGGAGAAGGGTTACGGCTTCATTGAGCAGGAAGGCGGCGGAGGCGACGTCTTCGTCCACTACAAGCAGATTCAATCCAACGGGTTCCGCACCCTTGAGGAGAATCAGAAGGTCGACTTCGAGATCGAGCAGAGCCCCAAGGGTCCGCAGGCTCTGAACGTCCGCACCGTCTGA
- a CDS encoding PAS domain-containing protein, with protein sequence MTDDWLLVETLGAEPAVVALGQQTQDMVPISTFLRRNASLMAIQSAIGETVRAGLPLTSITPKSDRVIRTEVVQMTDGRIHGVHVWVGAPDADPPDRMIPGPLKWDLTNGIATDTMESLANSGLNPAAEATHGRAFADDLQTRKLNPNEARVISAVLKPEPGQTFTSTWEMTDFRGRPISVGFAARVLNEPDEDDQDRLICRAMNWRGVRDTSAADPLDRAQQLAGGPAVPGVYRALVDLNTWKLINWVDEPCPLFDWSADATSETVVHPNEIAEMAVMTVEFGSGPTSRVLRLRANDGGWVPIHVTAHRLQVADDTFAGLLSLRLPTYGELVAAGDRLNDDLPES encoded by the coding sequence ATGACGGACGACTGGCTCCTCGTCGAGACCCTCGGCGCCGAACCTGCCGTCGTCGCGTTAGGGCAGCAAACCCAGGACATGGTTCCCATCAGCACTTTCCTGCGGCGCAACGCGAGTCTGATGGCCATCCAGTCGGCGATCGGGGAAACCGTGCGCGCCGGTCTGCCACTGACGAGCATCACGCCCAAGAGCGACCGGGTGATCCGGACCGAAGTGGTGCAGATGACCGACGGCCGCATACATGGCGTCCACGTCTGGGTCGGCGCTCCCGATGCCGACCCACCGGACCGGATGATCCCCGGCCCGCTGAAGTGGGACCTGACCAACGGCATCGCGACCGACACCATGGAGTCGCTGGCCAACAGCGGTCTCAACCCGGCGGCCGAGGCCACGCACGGCCGGGCGTTCGCCGACGACCTGCAGACCCGCAAGCTCAACCCGAACGAGGCGCGGGTCATCTCGGCCGTGCTCAAACCCGAACCCGGCCAAACCTTCACCAGCACTTGGGAAATGACCGATTTCCGGGGCCGGCCCATTAGCGTCGGATTCGCCGCACGGGTGCTGAACGAGCCCGACGAGGACGATCAGGATCGGCTGATCTGCCGGGCCATGAACTGGCGCGGCGTGCGCGACACGTCGGCGGCCGATCCGCTCGACCGGGCTCAGCAACTCGCGGGCGGCCCGGCCGTCCCGGGCGTGTACCGGGCCCTGGTGGACCTGAACACCTGGAAGCTCATCAATTGGGTCGACGAGCCCTGTCCGCTCTTCGACTGGAGCGCCGACGCGACGTCCGAAACCGTGGTGCACCCCAACGAGATCGCCGAGATGGCCGTCATGACGGTCGAATTCGGCAGCGGACCGACGTCACGCGTGCTCCGGCTACGCGCCAACGACGGCGGGTGGGTGCCGATTCACGTCACCGCACACCGGCTCCAGGTCGCCGACGACACCTTCGCCGGCCTGCTGTCCCTGCGGCTGCCCACCTACGGTGAGCTGGTGGCGGCCGGGGACCGGCTGAACGACGACCTGCCGGAATCCTGA
- a CDS encoding DEAD/DEAH box helicase translates to MTQGESNFGRELLASALDGTPAGEQPLRHVADLPPRQARRMPWPTWVGAEVAQAFTDRGVAQPWSHQVAAAELAHAGRHVVIATGTASGKSLAYQLPILHALQTDAHARALYLSPTKALGHDQLRAAQSLCATIPGLNNTAPSAYDGDSSTEARQFARERSRWIFSNPDMVHLSLLRNHSRWAVFLRQLKYVVIDECHYYRGIFGSNVAMVLRRLLRLCDRYGSAPTVVFASATTAAPAQTASELLGQTVTAITEDGSPHGGRTVALWEPALLTDLIGENGAPVRRAAGTEASRVMADLIAEGARTLTFVRSRIGAELTALGARARLENVAPDLAPLVASYRAGYLAEDRRALEHALTEGELRGLATTNALELGVDIAGLDAVVLAGFPGTVASFWQQAGRAGRRGQSALIVLIARDDPLDTYLVHHPAALLDKPIERIVIDPANPFVLSPQLLCAATELPLTPAEVRMWDAEAVAESLVDDGLLRKRPAGYFPAPGVDPHPAVDIRGSSGGQIAILESGTGRMLGSTGAGQAPASVHPGAVHLHQGETFLVDALDFEAGVAFVHAEDPGYTTSAREVTDISVRGTGEIHRFGPVAIGLVPVSVSNTVVGFLRRAMDGTVLDFVDLDMPTRTLDTMAVMCTMTPEILLDKGIDPLRVPGALHAAEHAAIGLLPLVASCDRGDIGGVSTAAGPAPGDLSGLPTIFVYDGYPGGAGFADRGFRQLSTWWAATAAAIAACECRHGCPSCVQSPKCGNANDPLDKAGAVQVLRLVVDTLAAHGR, encoded by the coding sequence GTGACGCAGGGAGAGTCGAACTTCGGGCGCGAGCTGCTGGCCTCGGCTCTCGATGGCACCCCGGCCGGCGAGCAGCCGCTGCGGCACGTCGCCGACCTGCCGCCACGACAGGCGCGCCGAATGCCGTGGCCCACTTGGGTTGGCGCCGAGGTGGCGCAGGCCTTCACCGATCGTGGTGTGGCACAGCCGTGGTCGCACCAGGTGGCCGCGGCCGAGTTGGCGCATGCCGGGCGGCATGTGGTGATCGCGACGGGCACGGCGTCCGGTAAATCCCTGGCCTACCAACTGCCGATCCTGCATGCGTTGCAAACCGATGCGCACGCCCGCGCCCTGTACCTGTCCCCCACCAAGGCGCTGGGCCACGACCAGCTGCGGGCCGCGCAGTCGCTGTGCGCCACGATTCCCGGCCTCAACAACACCGCACCGTCTGCCTACGACGGCGACAGCTCAACCGAGGCAAGGCAATTCGCCAGGGAGCGGTCCCGGTGGATCTTCTCGAATCCCGACATGGTGCACCTGTCCCTGCTGCGCAACCACTCCCGGTGGGCGGTGTTCCTGCGGCAACTCAAGTACGTGGTGATCGACGAATGCCACTACTACCGCGGCATTTTCGGTTCCAACGTGGCGATGGTGCTGCGCCGGCTGCTACGGCTGTGCGACCGGTACGGGTCCGCACCCACGGTGGTGTTCGCCAGCGCCACCACGGCCGCGCCGGCACAGACGGCGTCCGAGTTGCTCGGCCAGACCGTCACCGCCATCACCGAGGACGGGTCGCCGCACGGCGGCCGCACGGTGGCGCTGTGGGAGCCCGCGCTGCTCACCGATCTGATCGGCGAGAACGGCGCCCCGGTGCGCCGGGCCGCGGGCACCGAGGCCTCGCGCGTGATGGCCGACCTGATCGCCGAGGGCGCCCGCACCCTGACCTTCGTCCGCTCGCGCATCGGCGCCGAGTTGACGGCGCTGGGCGCGCGGGCCCGGCTGGAGAACGTCGCACCCGACCTGGCCCCGCTGGTGGCGTCGTACCGCGCGGGGTACCTCGCCGAGGACCGCCGGGCGCTGGAACATGCACTCACGGAAGGCGAATTGCGCGGCCTGGCGACCACGAACGCCCTGGAACTCGGCGTCGACATCGCCGGACTGGACGCGGTGGTGCTGGCCGGGTTCCCCGGCACCGTGGCGTCCTTCTGGCAGCAGGCCGGCCGGGCCGGACGGCGCGGTCAGAGTGCGCTGATCGTGCTGATCGCGCGCGACGACCCCCTCGACACCTATCTGGTGCACCATCCCGCCGCGCTGCTGGACAAGCCCATCGAACGGATCGTCATCGATCCCGCCAACCCCTTCGTGCTGTCACCGCAATTACTGTGCGCGGCAACCGAACTCCCACTTACCCCGGCCGAGGTGCGGATGTGGGACGCCGAAGCGGTGGCCGAATCCCTCGTCGACGACGGCCTGCTGCGCAAGCGTCCCGCCGGCTACTTCCCGGCGCCCGGCGTGGATCCGCATCCCGCGGTGGACATCCGGGGCTCGTCCGGCGGGCAGATCGCCATCCTGGAGTCCGGAACCGGACGCATGCTGGGCAGCACCGGTGCCGGGCAGGCGCCCGCGTCGGTGCATCCGGGCGCCGTCCACCTGCACCAGGGTGAGACGTTCCTGGTCGACGCTCTCGATTTCGAGGCCGGCGTCGCCTTCGTGCACGCCGAGGATCCCGGGTACACCACGTCGGCCCGGGAGGTCACCGATATCAGCGTGCGCGGTACCGGAGAGATCCACCGGTTCGGGCCCGTCGCCATCGGTCTGGTCCCGGTTTCGGTGTCCAACACCGTCGTGGGCTTCCTGCGCCGGGCCATGGACGGCACCGTGCTCGATTTCGTCGACCTGGACATGCCCACGCGCACGCTGGACACCATGGCGGTCATGTGCACCATGACCCCGGAGATATTGCTGGACAAGGGGATTGATCCACTGCGCGTACCCGGTGCACTGCACGCCGCCGAGCATGCCGCGATAGGTCTGCTGCCACTGGTGGCCAGCTGCGACCGGGGCGACATCGGTGGGGTGTCGACCGCAGCCGGCCCCGCTCCCGGCGACTTGTCCGGTCTGCCAACGATTTTCGTGTACGACGGCTATCCGGGCGGCGCCGGGTTCGCCGACCGCGGGTTCCGGCAGCTGTCCACCTGGTGGGCCGCGACGGCCGCGGCGATCGCAGCATGTGAGTGCCGTCACGGTTGCCCCTCCTGTGTGCAATCGCCCAAGTGCGGCAACGCGAACGATCCCCTGGACAAAGCCGGTGCTGTCCAGGTACTTCGCCTGGTAGTGGACACTTTGGCGGCCCACGGCAGGTAG
- a CDS encoding DUF4244 domain-containing protein: MKMTSFRALEARATMLLTDESGMSTVEYAIGTVAAAAFGAILYTVVTGDSIVSALTNIIARALTTK; this comes from the coding sequence ATGAAGATGACCAGCTTTCGCGCGCTCGAGGCGCGGGCGACCATGCTGCTCACCGATGAGAGCGGAATGTCGACCGTCGAATATGCCATCGGCACGGTGGCGGCCGCGGCGTTCGGCGCGATCCTCTACACGGTGGTCACGGGGGACTCGATTGTCAGCGCACTGACCAACATCATCGCCCGTGCCCTCACCACCAAGTGA
- a CDS encoding DNA polymerase III subunit delta', with product MSGVFSRLVGQDAVEAELVAAARAARGDSAHSGLTTGSMTHAWLITGPPGSGRSIAAVCFAAALQCTAEADAGGPGCGSCRACTTTMAGTHADVRRVIPEGLSIGVDEMRAIVQTASRRPGTGRWQIVVVEDADRLTEGAANALLKVVEEPPPSTVFLLCAPSVDPEDIAVTLRSRCRHVALTTPRADAIAQVLMDNDGLSEADARWAASVSGGHVGRARRLATDPDARSRRERALGLARDAATPARAYAAVEELVAAAETEAVALTAGRNEAETEELKTALGAGGTGKGAAGALRGAAGALKDLEKRQKSRQTRASRDALDRALIDLATYFRDALLVSSGATGVAAANHPDMSDKAAAMAAHVPADQLLRCIEAVLACREALATNVKPKFAVDAMVATMGQALRAGQRN from the coding sequence ATGAGCGGAGTTTTCTCGCGTTTGGTCGGCCAGGATGCCGTGGAAGCCGAGTTGGTGGCCGCAGCGCGGGCGGCCCGGGGTGATTCGGCTCACAGCGGGCTCACAACCGGCAGCATGACGCATGCGTGGTTGATCACGGGGCCGCCCGGTTCGGGCCGGTCCATCGCCGCGGTGTGCTTTGCTGCGGCGCTGCAGTGCACCGCGGAGGCCGATGCGGGCGGCCCGGGCTGCGGGTCCTGCCGGGCCTGCACGACGACCATGGCGGGCACGCACGCCGACGTGCGGCGCGTGATTCCCGAGGGGCTGTCCATCGGCGTCGATGAGATGCGCGCCATCGTGCAAACCGCATCACGGCGGCCCGGGACGGGTCGCTGGCAGATCGTGGTGGTCGAGGACGCCGACCGGCTCACGGAGGGCGCCGCCAACGCGCTGCTGAAGGTCGTCGAGGAGCCGCCGCCGTCGACGGTGTTCCTGCTGTGCGCGCCGTCGGTCGATCCCGAGGACATCGCGGTGACGCTGCGGTCGCGGTGCCGGCACGTGGCGTTGACGACGCCGCGGGCCGACGCCATCGCGCAGGTACTCATGGACAACGACGGGCTGTCCGAGGCCGACGCGCGCTGGGCGGCGTCGGTCAGCGGGGGACACGTCGGCCGGGCGCGCCGCCTTGCGACCGATCCGGACGCGCGATCACGCCGGGAGCGGGCCCTGGGCCTCGCCCGCGATGCCGCGACGCCGGCGCGCGCGTACGCGGCCGTGGAGGAGCTGGTCGCGGCCGCCGAGACCGAGGCCGTCGCGTTGACGGCCGGCCGCAACGAGGCCGAGACCGAGGAGCTCAAGACCGCGCTGGGCGCCGGTGGTACCGGTAAGGGCGCGGCGGGGGCACTGCGGGGCGCCGCGGGCGCTCTGAAGGACCTCGAGAAGCGGCAGAAGTCGCGGCAGACCCGGGCGTCGCGCGACGCGCTGGACCGCGCGCTGATCGACCTGGCCACCTATTTCCGTGATGCGCTGCTGGTGTCGTCGGGCGCGACGGGCGTGGCCGCCGCCAACCATCCGGACATGAGTGACAAGGCCGCCGCGATGGCCGCTCACGTGCCCGCCGACCAGCTGCTGCGGTGCATCGAGGCGGTGCTGGCCTGCCGCGAGGCACTGGCCACCAACGTCAAGCCGAAGTTCGCCGTCGACGCCATGGTGGCGACCATGGGTCAGGCTCTGCGGGCCGGACAACGGAACTGA
- the topA gene encoding type I DNA topoisomerase, whose protein sequence is MADLDGAGSGSRVRRLVIVESPTKARKIAGYLGSNYVVESSRGHIRDLPRNAADVPAKYKGEPWARLGVNVDDNFEPLYIVSPDKKATVTELKDLLKGVDELYLATDGDREGEAIAWHLLETLKPKVPVRRMVFHEITEPAILAAAENPRDLDIALVDAQETRRILDRLYGYEVSPVLWKKVAPKLSAGRVQSVATRIIVQRERERMAFRSAGYWDVTAELDASVSDPEASPPKFTAKLNTVDGRRVATGRDFDSLGAVKKPDEVLVLDEAAAGALAAGLRGESLTVSSVEQKPYTRKPYAPFMTSTLQQEAGRKLRFSSERTMSIAQRLYENGYITYMRTDSTTLSESAINAARTQAGQLYGPEYVHPTPRQYTRKVKNAQEAHEAIRPAGDVFQTPGQLHGALDTDEFRLYELIWQRTVASQMADARGTTLSLRISGQARTGEQVVFSASGRTITFAGFLKAYVESLDEQAGGEADDAESRLPNLTQGQRVDAAELTADGHTTNPPARYTEASLIKALEDLGIGRPSTYSSIIKTIQDRGYIYKKGSALVPAWVAFAVVGLLEQHFGRLVDYDFTAAMEDELDEIAAGNEQRTNWLTNFYFGGDHGVEGSVAREGGLKKLVGVNLEGIDAREVNSIKLFDDAEGRAINVRVGRNGPYLERMIADEENPGELKPQRANLNDDLTPDELTLELAEKLFATPQEGRVLGVDPETGHEIVAKDGRYGPYVTEVLPAPPEEPDAGTGAKKTKKPVGPKPRTGSLLRSMDLETVTLEDALKLLSLPRVVGVDPESNEEITAQNGRYGPYLKRGSDSRSLATEEQMFTVTLEEALKIYAEPKRRGRQGAATPPLRELGTDPVSGKPMVIKDGRFGPYVTDGETNASLRKGDDVMSITDERASELLSDRRARGPVKKAAKKTAAKKTAAKKTAAKKAPAKKAAAKKA, encoded by the coding sequence GTGGCTGACCTCGATGGTGCCGGTAGCGGCAGCCGGGTCCGGCGACTCGTCATAGTCGAGTCGCCTACCAAGGCGCGCAAGATTGCCGGTTACCTCGGCTCCAACTATGTCGTCGAATCGTCGCGCGGACACATTCGCGACCTCCCGCGCAACGCCGCGGACGTGCCGGCCAAATATAAAGGTGAGCCCTGGGCGCGCCTCGGCGTGAACGTCGACGACAACTTCGAGCCGCTCTACATCGTCAGCCCCGACAAGAAGGCCACGGTCACCGAGCTCAAGGACCTGCTCAAGGGTGTCGACGAGCTCTACCTCGCGACGGACGGTGACCGCGAGGGGGAGGCCATCGCGTGGCACCTGCTCGAGACGCTCAAGCCCAAGGTGCCGGTCCGGCGCATGGTGTTCCATGAGATCACCGAGCCCGCCATCCTGGCCGCCGCCGAGAACCCGCGCGACCTGGACATCGCCCTGGTCGACGCGCAGGAGACCCGTCGTATCCTCGACCGGCTCTACGGCTACGAGGTCAGTCCCGTGCTGTGGAAGAAGGTCGCGCCGAAGCTGTCGGCCGGCCGTGTGCAGTCGGTCGCGACCCGGATCATCGTGCAGCGCGAGCGGGAACGTATGGCGTTCCGCAGCGCCGGCTACTGGGACGTCACGGCGGAACTGGACGCCAGCGTCTCCGACCCCGAGGCGTCCCCGCCCAAGTTCACCGCCAAGCTCAACACCGTCGACGGCCGGCGCGTCGCCACGGGCCGCGATTTCGACTCGCTCGGCGCGGTCAAGAAGCCCGACGAGGTGCTGGTGCTCGACGAGGCCGCGGCGGGCGCCCTGGCCGCCGGACTGCGCGGCGAGTCGCTGACCGTCAGCTCGGTGGAGCAGAAGCCGTACACGCGCAAGCCCTACGCCCCGTTCATGACCTCGACGCTGCAGCAGGAAGCCGGCCGCAAGCTGCGGTTCTCCTCCGAGCGCACCATGAGCATCGCGCAGCGGCTGTACGAGAACGGCTACATCACCTACATGCGTACCGACTCCACGACGTTGTCGGAGTCGGCGATCAACGCCGCGCGCACCCAGGCCGGGCAGCTGTACGGCCCCGAGTACGTGCATCCGACGCCGCGGCAGTACACCCGCAAGGTCAAGAACGCCCAAGAGGCACACGAGGCCATCCGGCCCGCCGGTGACGTGTTCCAGACGCCGGGCCAGTTGCACGGCGCCCTGGACACCGACGAGTTCCGGCTGTACGAGCTGATCTGGCAGCGCACCGTCGCCTCACAGATGGCCGACGCCCGCGGCACGACGCTTTCTCTCCGTATTTCCGGCCAGGCCCGCACGGGCGAACAGGTGGTGTTCAGCGCTTCCGGCCGCACCATCACCTTCGCCGGCTTCCTCAAGGCCTACGTCGAGAGCCTCGACGAACAGGCCGGGGGCGAGGCCGACGACGCCGAGAGCCGCCTGCCCAATCTGACCCAGGGTCAGCGCGTGGATGCCGCCGAGCTCACCGCCGACGGGCACACCACCAATCCGCCGGCCCGGTACACCGAGGCCTCGCTGATCAAGGCGCTGGAAGACCTGGGCATCGGTCGCCCGTCGACGTACTCGTCGATCATCAAGACCATCCAGGACCGCGGCTATATCTATAAGAAGGGCAGCGCCCTGGTGCCGGCCTGGGTGGCGTTCGCGGTCGTCGGGCTGCTCGAGCAGCACTTCGGGCGCCTGGTCGACTACGACTTCACCGCCGCCATGGAGGACGAACTCGACGAGATCGCCGCCGGCAACGAGCAGCGCACCAACTGGCTGACCAACTTCTACTTCGGCGGCGACCACGGCGTCGAGGGCTCGGTGGCCCGCGAGGGTGGCCTGAAGAAGCTCGTCGGCGTCAACCTCGAAGGCATCGACGCGCGAGAAGTCAACTCCATCAAGCTGTTCGACGACGCCGAAGGCCGAGCCATCAACGTCCGCGTCGGTCGCAACGGGCCGTACCTCGAGCGCATGATCGCCGATGAGGAGAACCCCGGTGAGCTGAAACCGCAGCGCGCCAACCTCAATGACGATCTGACGCCCGACGAGCTGACCCTCGAGCTGGCCGAAAAGCTCTTCGCCACACCGCAAGAGGGCCGGGTGCTCGGTGTCGACCCGGAGACCGGGCACGAGATCGTCGCCAAGGACGGGCGTTACGGCCCGTACGTCACCGAGGTGCTGCCGGCGCCGCCGGAGGAGCCGGATGCCGGCACCGGTGCGAAGAAGACCAAGAAGCCCGTCGGCCCCAAGCCGCGGACCGGATCTCTGTTGCGCTCAATGGATCTGGAGACCGTCACGCTCGAGGACGCGCTGAAGCTGCTGTCGTTGCCTCGCGTCGTCGGTGTCGATCCGGAGAGCAACGAGGAGATCACCGCGCAGAACGGCCGCTACGGCCCATACCTCAAGCGCGGCAGCGATTCTCGCTCACTGGCCACCGAAGAGCAGATGTTCACCGTCACGCTCGAAGAGGCGCTGAAGATCTACGCCGAGCCGAAACGCCGTGGGCGCCAGGGCGCTGCCACGCCGCCGCTGCGTGAGCTGGGCACCGATCCGGTGTCGGGCAAGCCGATGGTCATCAAGGACGGCCGCTTCGGTCCGTACGTCACCGACGGTGAGACCAACGCCAGCCTGCGCAAGGGCGACGACGTCATGTCGATCACCGACGAGCGGGCCTCGGAGTTGTTGTCGGACAGGCGCGCTCGTGGTCCGGTGAAGAAGGCGGCGAAGAAGACCGCTGCCAAGAAGACGGCGGCGAAGAAGACGGCCGCCAAGAAGGCGCCGGCGAAGAAGGCCGCCGCGAAGAAGGCCTAG